From the Longimicrobiales bacterium genome, the window CCGGCAGGGCCGGCCCGCGACAGCAGCATGTAGACGAAGAGACCCACGACGACCGGCGGCAGCGCGAAGCCGGTGTGGATCAGGGCGATGACCAGGCCGCGCCCGCGGAACCGGCGCAGGCCGACGGCCACGCCGACCGGAAGACCAAGGGCGACGCCGAGCAGCACCGCGATACCCGAGACGCGCAGCGACAGCAGTACGACGTCGAGAACATAGCGGTTGCCCTGCAGCAGCAGCCGCATCGCCTCGCGCAGGCTGTCGGCAAACAGGTCCATGACTCAGTCGCTCACAGTGCCCACGGCAGGGAAGAACAGGGGCTGACCGAACCGATCCACCCCGAACATCCGGATCATTTCCGCCGCGTCGCGGGAAACCAGCCAGTCGGCGAACGCGTCGGCGCTCTCCGGATGACGCGAGCCGCTCACAGTGATGACGCTGTACGGGTTCCTGAGCAGATCATCGCCCTCCACCAGCACCTCCAGACGGAGGTTATCCGAGAGTGCGAGGTAGGTGCCGCGGTCCGTCAGGATGTACACGCCACGTTCGGATGCAATCGTGAGTGCCTCACCCATCCCCTGGCCCACCTCCATCCGCGTTTGCGGCTCGGTGCCGGTCGCCGCCCACAACTCCAGCTCCTTGCGATGCGTGCCCGAGCTGTCGCCGCGCGAGACGAACGCCGCGTTGCTCGCCGCCAGGCGCCGAAGCGCAGCGACTGCCGATGCCATCCCGCGCACACCCGCAGGGTCCGATGGCGGTCCCGCGATGACGTAATCGTTGGCCATCACCGGCAGTCGCCTGAGGCCATGGCCTGCGGCCATGAACGCCTCCTCATCCGCTGGTGAGTGGACCAGCAGCACATCCGCGTCGCGGCGTCGACCCAGTGCCATGGCCTCACCACTGCCGACCGCGATCACCTTTACGCGCACGTCGCCATGCGCGCGTTCGAACGCAGGGATAAGTTCGTCCAGCAGGCCGGAATCTACGGTGGAGGTGGTCGAGGCCAGGATCAGCTCCTCCGGCTGATCACAGGCTCCCGCAAAAGCGAGGCAGAGCAGCAGCGCAGCGCGCTTGATCATCGAGTGCAGGGAAGAGGCAAAACGCCGGCGCGGCAGACCACGCTCGAGTGGAAGACCGGCGGCCGCAAGCGCAGGCGCCCGCCAGCCGCCGCACCGGAAACAGTCAGTGTTTCTCCCGATCCCGCGTGCCCTCCTGAATCGGCTTATCCGGCGGGTTGTAGCTGTGGCCGCGCTCGATCGCCTCGCCCATGTCGTTCGTGCCATACTGCTCGGCCGCCGTATCACTGAGCAGATGCTCGGCAGAATCTTCCGTGCGGTCCGCACCGCCGCGCGCCGGACCTGGCGTATAGACACGCGCATTCGCCGCATCCGCGCCTTCGGGCTGCT encodes:
- a CDS encoding substrate-binding domain-containing protein; this encodes MIKRAALLLCLAFAGACDQPEELILASTTSTVDSGLLDELIPAFERAHGDVRVKVIAVGSGEAMALGRRRDADVLLVHSPADEEAFMAAGHGLRRLPVMANDYVIAGPPSDPAGVRGMASAVAALRRLAASNAAFVSRGDSSGTHRKELELWAATGTEPQTRMEVGQGMGEALTIASERGVYILTDRGTYLALSDNLRLEVLVEGDDLLRNPYSVITVSGSRHPESADAFADWLVSRDAAEMIRMFGVDRFGQPLFFPAVGTVSD